A single region of the Thermoleophilum album genome encodes:
- a CDS encoding thiolase family protein — protein sequence MPDVVICDALRTPIGRYGGALADVRPDTLAALVIRRIVERNEIDPALVDDVVFGCANQAGEDNRNVARMALLLAGLPKEVPGVTVNRLCASGLDAVIHAARAIRAGEADLVLAGGVESMTRAPLVALKPDRAWPRGGLELVDTTIGWRFPHPDFPYSTESMGETAENVAQRYGIAREDQDAFALESHRRAIAAQDAGLFDHEIVPVEVPQRKGEPVVVEHDEGPRRDTSLEKLARLRPVFRDGGTVTAGNSSQINDGAACLLLASAERARELGLSPLARVVCGAAAGVDPAYMGIGPIPATRKLLARTGKVIDDFDLVELNEAFASQVLACIRELGIDHERLNVNGGAIAIGHPLGCSGARLAGTICHELARRGGRLGLVTMCVGVGQGVALAVENLRL from the coding sequence ATGCCCGACGTCGTCATCTGCGATGCGTTGCGGACGCCGATCGGCCGCTACGGCGGCGCGCTCGCCGACGTGCGACCGGACACGCTCGCAGCGCTCGTTATCCGCCGCATCGTCGAGCGCAACGAGATCGATCCGGCGTTGGTCGACGACGTCGTCTTCGGCTGCGCCAACCAAGCGGGCGAAGACAACCGCAACGTCGCGCGCATGGCGCTGCTTCTGGCCGGGCTGCCGAAGGAGGTGCCGGGCGTGACCGTCAACCGCCTGTGCGCGTCCGGGCTCGACGCGGTCATCCACGCGGCACGAGCGATTCGCGCCGGCGAAGCCGACCTCGTGCTGGCGGGCGGTGTCGAGTCGATGACGCGGGCGCCGCTCGTCGCGCTCAAGCCCGATCGCGCCTGGCCGCGCGGCGGCCTCGAGCTCGTCGACACCACGATCGGGTGGCGCTTCCCCCACCCCGACTTCCCCTACTCGACGGAGTCGATGGGCGAAACCGCCGAGAACGTCGCACAGCGCTACGGCATCGCGCGCGAGGACCAGGACGCTTTCGCGCTCGAGTCGCACCGCCGCGCGATCGCCGCACAGGACGCCGGCCTGTTCGACCACGAGATCGTGCCCGTCGAGGTGCCGCAACGCAAGGGCGAGCCGGTCGTCGTCGAGCATGACGAAGGCCCGCGCCGCGACACCTCGCTCGAGAAGCTGGCACGCCTGCGCCCGGTGTTCCGCGACGGAGGCACGGTGACCGCTGGCAACTCTTCGCAAATCAACGACGGCGCGGCCTGCCTGCTGCTCGCCAGCGCCGAACGGGCGCGCGAGCTTGGCCTCTCCCCTCTTGCCCGCGTCGTCTGCGGCGCGGCCGCCGGCGTCGACCCCGCCTACATGGGCATCGGTCCGATCCCCGCCACGCGCAAACTCCTCGCCCGCACCGGCAAGGTGATCGACGACTTCGACCTCGTCGAGCTCAACGAAGCTTTCGCCAGCCAGGTGCTGGCTTGCATACGCGAGCTTGGCATCGACCACGAACGCTTGAACGTCAACGGCGGCGCGATCGCGATCGGGCACCCGCTCGGCTGCTCGGGCGCGCGCCTGGCGGGGACGATCTGTCACGAGCTCGCGCGTCGCGGCGGGCGGCTAGGACTCGTGACGATGTGCGTGGGCGTCGGTCAGGGCGTGGCGCTCGCGGTCGAGAACCTACGCCTCTGA
- a CDS encoding acyl-CoA dehydrogenase family protein produces MDFELTDEQKLVRETAREFAEKEIQPRVRDNDRNERFDTELVEKMAAMGYLGATIPEEYGGRGIDYITYGLIVEEIGRIDSAMRTVVSVVTSLVSTPIYKWGTEEQKREWLPKLCSGEALGCFGLTEPDTGSDAASLQTRAVKIDGGWRISGQKMWISLGNYAKVALIFAQTDPEKRHKGIAAFLVPTDSPGFHSQAIHGKLGLRGSDTAELSLDGVEVPDEAMLGEIGDGFKVAMTALDAGRYSVAAGCVGICQGSLDAAVKYAKERIQFGRPIASFQLVQEMLADIKVQTEAARSLVWRAGWLKDKGLPNTTETSIAKLYATEAAVRCANLAIQVHGGSGYVDDYPVERYLRDARVTTLYEGTSQIQKLIIGRSLTGINAMV; encoded by the coding sequence ATCGACTTCGAGCTGACAGACGAGCAGAAGCTGGTGCGCGAGACGGCGCGCGAGTTCGCCGAGAAAGAGATTCAGCCCCGCGTCCGCGACAACGATCGCAACGAGCGATTCGACACCGAGCTCGTCGAGAAGATGGCGGCGATGGGCTATCTCGGCGCGACGATCCCCGAGGAGTACGGCGGCCGCGGCATCGACTACATCACCTACGGCTTGATCGTTGAAGAGATCGGGCGCATCGACTCGGCGATGCGCACGGTGGTTTCGGTCGTCACCTCGCTTGTCAGCACGCCGATCTACAAGTGGGGTACCGAAGAGCAAAAGCGCGAGTGGCTGCCGAAGCTTTGTTCGGGCGAGGCGCTGGGCTGCTTCGGTCTAACCGAGCCCGACACCGGTTCCGACGCCGCCAGCTTGCAGACGCGTGCGGTGAAGATCGACGGCGGCTGGCGCATCTCCGGCCAGAAGATGTGGATCTCGCTCGGTAACTACGCGAAGGTGGCGCTCATCTTCGCCCAGACCGACCCCGAGAAGCGCCACAAGGGGATCGCGGCGTTCCTTGTCCCGACCGACTCGCCGGGGTTCCACTCCCAAGCGATCCACGGCAAGCTCGGCTTGCGCGGCTCGGACACCGCCGAGCTGTCGCTCGACGGCGTCGAGGTGCCGGACGAGGCGATGCTCGGCGAGATCGGCGACGGCTTCAAGGTCGCGATGACGGCGCTCGACGCCGGCCGCTACAGCGTGGCGGCCGGCTGCGTAGGCATCTGCCAAGGCTCCCTCGACGCCGCCGTCAAGTACGCCAAGGAGCGCATCCAGTTCGGCCGACCGATCGCCTCCTTCCAGCTCGTGCAAGAGATGCTCGCCGACATCAAGGTGCAAACCGAGGCGGCGCGCAGTCTCGTCTGGCGAGCGGGCTGGCTGAAGGACAAGGGCTTGCCCAACACCACCGAGACGTCGATCGCCAAGCTGTACGCCACCGAGGCGGCCGTGCGCTGTGCCAACCTCGCGATCCAGGTCCACGGCGGCTCGGGGTACGTCGACGACTATCCCGTCGAGCGCTACCTCCGCGACGCCCGCGTGACGACGCTCTACGAGGGCACCTCGCAGATCCAGAAGCTGATCATCGGGCGCTCGCTGACGGGTATCAACGCGATGGTGTGA
- a CDS encoding enoyl-CoA hydratase-related protein, producing MGGSGGVLIEERHDAVALLRLNRPEARNALSPELRAALCEALARLDRDQGVRCIVIAGDDEHFAAGADIAQLNERELPDLLQEPGGASLWDALARCRTPLIAAVSGYALGGGCELALACDMIVASETAQFGQPEIRLGIIPGGGGTQRLARVIGKQRAMELVLTGRRIPADEAYALGFVNRVVAADRWLEEALELARSVARRAPLAARLGKQAVLAADEMPLSAGLEHERRLFELAMATEDRREGTRAFLEKRRPEFRGR from the coding sequence TTGGGCGGTAGCGGCGGTGTCCTGATCGAAGAACGGCACGACGCGGTCGCACTGCTGCGCCTCAACCGACCGGAGGCGCGCAACGCGCTGTCGCCGGAGTTGCGCGCGGCGCTATGCGAGGCGCTCGCTCGGCTCGACCGCGACCAGGGCGTGCGCTGCATCGTGATCGCCGGCGACGACGAGCACTTCGCCGCCGGCGCCGACATCGCCCAGCTCAACGAGCGCGAGCTGCCCGACCTTTTGCAGGAACCGGGCGGAGCGAGCCTTTGGGACGCGCTGGCTCGCTGCCGCACGCCGTTGATAGCCGCAGTGTCCGGCTACGCGCTCGGCGGCGGCTGCGAGCTCGCGCTGGCATGCGACATGATCGTCGCGTCCGAAACCGCCCAGTTCGGACAGCCCGAGATCCGGCTCGGGATCATCCCCGGCGGCGGCGGGACGCAGCGGCTCGCGCGGGTGATCGGCAAACAGCGGGCGATGGAGCTCGTGCTCACCGGCCGCCGGATTCCCGCCGACGAGGCGTACGCGCTCGGTTTCGTGAACCGCGTGGTGGCGGCCGACCGCTGGCTCGAGGAGGCGCTCGAGCTGGCGCGTTCGGTCGCGCGGCGGGCGCCGCTCGCAGCGCGGCTTGGCAAACAGGCGGTTTTGGCAGCGGACGAGATGCCGCTGAGCGCCGGCCTCGAGCACGAACGCCGGCTCTTCGAGCTAGCGATGGCGACCGAGGACCGGCGCGAAGGCACCAGAGCTTTCCTCGAGAAGCGGCGTCCCGAGTTCCGCGGGAGGTAG
- a CDS encoding 3-hydroxyacyl-CoA dehydrogenase NAD-binding domain-containing protein encodes MRGDLPEVVGVCGAGTMGAGIAQVAVGCGMRTLLFDPLPEALERGAARVREGIARWRERGRLSPEQADGALELLEPVGDLEALAPCELVIEAAPERLDLKHDLFRRLSAIVDEQAVLATNTSSIPVTEIARAATNPERVCGMHFFNPAPLMRLLEVIAADQTGERALAVAFATGREMGKHVILAQDGPGFLVNRCGRPFNGEALRCLQERLATHEQIDRIVRLGGGFRMGPFELMDLVGVDTGFAVAKSFTELSFGEPRWRPSTIQARLVAAGRLGRKTGRGFYDYSHDPYRPPDPEPLEPGGGEGTVLAIVGEGAIADALRERARRAGYDVRGDGPAEVAIYAGLDPAPKLRGGAPTAVLLAGPSLAARGETQAVGFHLVPPVDGAKLVELAALPTAAGFAREAVERTFRSLGFHSEWVEDSPGLVLGRIVSQLINEAAFALGEGIGSPDDVDAGLELGLNHPRGPVRWSEEMGTDHALAVIDALYDERREERYRAAPLLRRAVALGRSLRELAS; translated from the coding sequence GTGCGCGGCGACCTACCCGAAGTCGTCGGGGTCTGCGGAGCCGGCACGATGGGCGCCGGTATCGCGCAGGTCGCCGTCGGCTGTGGGATGCGCACGCTGCTCTTCGATCCGCTTCCCGAGGCGCTCGAGCGGGGTGCTGCGCGGGTTCGCGAAGGCATCGCCAGGTGGCGCGAGCGCGGGCGGCTTTCGCCCGAGCAGGCCGATGGCGCCCTGGAGCTGCTGGAGCCGGTCGGCGATCTCGAGGCGCTCGCCCCTTGCGAGCTTGTGATCGAGGCGGCACCCGAACGGCTCGACCTCAAGCACGATCTCTTCAGGCGGTTGTCGGCGATCGTCGACGAGCAAGCGGTGCTCGCCACCAACACCTCGTCGATTCCGGTCACCGAGATCGCCCGCGCCGCCACGAACCCCGAGCGCGTGTGCGGCATGCACTTCTTCAACCCAGCGCCGCTTATGCGCCTGCTCGAAGTGATCGCCGCCGACCAGACGGGCGAACGCGCACTCGCGGTCGCTTTCGCCACCGGTCGCGAGATGGGCAAGCACGTGATCCTCGCCCAAGACGGACCGGGTTTCTTGGTCAACCGCTGCGGCCGCCCGTTCAACGGCGAGGCACTGCGTTGCTTGCAGGAGCGGCTCGCGACGCACGAGCAGATCGACCGCATCGTGCGGCTCGGCGGCGGTTTCCGGATGGGACCGTTCGAGCTGATGGACTTGGTCGGGGTCGATACCGGTTTCGCGGTCGCCAAGTCGTTCACGGAGCTTTCGTTCGGCGAGCCGCGGTGGCGGCCGAGCACGATCCAGGCGCGACTCGTGGCAGCGGGCCGGCTCGGCCGCAAGACCGGCCGCGGCTTCTACGACTACTCGCACGACCCCTACCGACCACCCGATCCCGAACCGCTCGAACCCGGTGGCGGCGAAGGCACCGTCCTCGCGATCGTCGGCGAGGGCGCTATCGCCGATGCGCTGCGCGAGCGCGCCCGGCGTGCTGGCTACGACGTGCGCGGCGACGGTCCGGCAGAGGTCGCGATCTACGCCGGGCTCGATCCCGCGCCGAAACTGCGCGGTGGCGCGCCCACCGCTGTCCTGCTGGCCGGACCGTCGCTCGCTGCCCGCGGCGAAACGCAGGCCGTCGGCTTCCACCTCGTCCCGCCGGTCGACGGCGCGAAGCTCGTCGAGCTCGCAGCGCTGCCGACGGCGGCGGGCTTCGCGCGGGAGGCGGTCGAGCGCACGTTCCGGTCGCTCGGGTTCCACAGCGAGTGGGTCGAGGATTCGCCCGGCTTGGTGCTCGGTCGGATCGTGTCGCAGCTCATCAACGAGGCGGCCTTCGCGCTCGGCGAGGGCATCGGCTCGCCCGACGACGTCGACGCCGGGCTCGAGCTCGGTCTCAACCATCCGCGCGGTCCCGTGCGCTGGAGCGAGGAGATGGGTACCGACCACGCGCTCGCAGTGATCGATGCTCTCTACGACGAACGGCGGGAGGAGCGCTACCGTGCCGCCCCGCTCTTGCGCCGGGCGGTGGCGCTCGGACGCAGCCTGCGCGAGCTAGCGAGCTGA
- a CDS encoding MTH1187 family thiamine-binding protein, protein MATADISVIPLGSADPSASRVVAEIHRRLRRQTKVRSRLHAMGTELEGETDDILAVVAEIHRVPFELGYPRVYTVLKLDERRDRPDQTLDDKVASVERLLR, encoded by the coding sequence GTGGCGACCGCCGACATCAGCGTGATACCCCTCGGCTCGGCTGACCCGAGCGCCAGCCGCGTCGTCGCCGAGATCCACCGCCGCCTCCGCCGCCAAACCAAGGTGCGCTCTCGCCTCCACGCGATGGGGACCGAGCTGGAGGGCGAGACAGACGACATCCTCGCGGTGGTCGCGGAGATCCATCGCGTGCCGTTCGAACTCGGCTATCCCCGCGTCTACACCGTGCTCAAGCTCGACGAGCGACGCGATCGGCCCGATCAGACGCTCGATGACAAGGTCGCGAGCGTCGAGCGACTGTTGCGCTAG
- a CDS encoding helix-turn-helix transcriptional regulator: MCENPAGADTAPAPERRRGSGNPRRHRVGGGDDSGSSGRTPALQGTAARVLAELVASGTALSTGALAGRLEMHPNGVRQHLQRLEARGLVERDREHRPRGRPRDVWRASAEAAHALPGTAEEYRELARWLACLAERGCDELEAVGRDLGRELLGRLGARARGGDAAEALARAFAALGFAPRREGSAEPSSVPAVRLRLCRCPYADVAAAHPRLVCGLHSALTAGLAAAVAGDGATARLLPDDPRKGRCLVEVAASN, translated from the coding sequence ATGTGTGAAAACCCGGCAGGGGCAGATACCGCCCCCGCACCGGAGCGGCGACGCGGCTCGGGCAACCCTCGCCGCCATCGCGTTGGTGGCGGCGACGATAGCGGCTCGAGCGGTCGCACGCCGGCCTTACAGGGCACGGCGGCAAGGGTGCTGGCGGAGCTCGTCGCGAGCGGCACCGCGCTGTCCACCGGGGCGCTGGCGGGTCGGCTCGAAATGCACCCCAACGGGGTGCGCCAACACCTGCAGCGACTCGAGGCCCGCGGACTGGTCGAGCGTGACCGCGAGCACCGCCCGCGCGGGCGCCCACGCGACGTGTGGCGGGCTTCGGCCGAAGCGGCCCACGCTCTGCCGGGAACAGCGGAGGAGTACCGCGAACTCGCACGCTGGTTGGCGTGCCTCGCGGAGCGCGGCTGCGACGAGCTCGAGGCGGTCGGCCGCGATCTTGGTCGCGAGCTGCTCGGTCGGCTCGGTGCTCGGGCGCGTGGCGGCGATGCAGCCGAAGCGCTGGCCCGCGCCTTCGCGGCGCTGGGTTTCGCACCACGGCGCGAGGGCAGCGCAGAACCGAGCTCCGTGCCGGCTGTGCGTCTGCGCCTCTGTCGTTGTCCTTACGCCGACGTGGCAGCCGCGCACCCCCGCCTCGTCTGTGGGCTGCACAGCGCTCTGACGGCCGGTCTCGCGGCCGCGGTCGCCGGCGATGGTGCGACCGCGCGCCTGCTACCCGACGATCCGCGCAAAGGTCGTTGCCTCGTCGAGGTGGCGGCGTCGAACTAG
- a CDS encoding 4Fe-4S dicluster domain-containing protein, which produces MAYVIAEPCIGVKDSSCVEVCPVDCIHPTPEEAAFESVDQLYIDPDECIDCDACVEACPVDAIFPEDQVPEEWTSYIEKNAAYYKQAA; this is translated from the coding sequence GTGGCCTACGTAATCGCCGAACCGTGCATCGGAGTCAAGGACTCCTCGTGCGTCGAGGTGTGCCCGGTCGACTGCATCCATCCGACCCCGGAGGAAGCGGCGTTCGAGAGCGTCGACCAGCTCTACATCGACCCAGACGAGTGCATCGACTGCGACGCCTGCGTGGAGGCTTGCCCCGTCGACGCGATCTTCCCCGAGGACCAAGTTCCCGAGGAGTGGACCTCCTACATCGAAAAGAACGCCGCTTACTACAAGCAGGCCGCTTGA
- a CDS encoding glycosyltransferase, protein MRLAVWFDAVACEVSASGRRELAVAGTSVQFARFALAVAERFDAAVVLMREAPEPDERFVSVPLPPSVTFVGLPHYPSLRQPWRVAAVVPHTLRRAVRALRASDVAWLFGPHPLLPLLLAGVRGETQVVLGTRMPGMDYWRARAEGFSGRAALPLLALLDHVYRERWRDLPMTVVGPAIAKLYRRRPDNTLVHFVSLVADREIEAAERRAAVTDRGARAGGGELVRLLCVGRLEPEKDPLLALDVFAELERRRPGAFELLWAGDGRLRDAVATAARERGLEARVTLLGDVEPHRLYELYGEVDLVLHTARVEGVPQALLEALGHGLPVVAGDVGGIRAAFGDTVDLVTERYPAAFADTVLAALASEQRDPARRRRRFAFAREHSLEQESARVAAFLRRAAVR, encoded by the coding sequence GTGCGCCTAGCGGTTTGGTTCGACGCGGTCGCCTGCGAGGTGAGCGCCTCCGGCCGGCGCGAGCTCGCCGTGGCCGGCACCTCGGTGCAGTTCGCACGCTTCGCGCTCGCTGTGGCCGAGCGCTTCGACGCTGCCGTCGTGCTGATGCGCGAGGCGCCCGAGCCCGACGAGCGCTTCGTGTCGGTCCCGCTCCCGCCGAGCGTCACCTTCGTAGGTCTGCCCCACTACCCGAGCCTGCGTCAACCGTGGCGCGTCGCGGCGGTGGTGCCGCACACGCTCCGGCGGGCGGTGCGCGCCTTGCGGGCAAGCGACGTCGCCTGGCTGTTCGGCCCGCACCCCCTTTTGCCGCTGCTTCTCGCCGGCGTACGCGGTGAGACGCAGGTGGTGCTCGGTACGCGCATGCCGGGCATGGACTACTGGCGGGCACGTGCCGAAGGGTTTTCGGGGCGCGCCGCCCTGCCCCTGCTCGCTCTCCTCGACCACGTCTACCGCGAGCGCTGGCGCGACCTGCCGATGACCGTGGTGGGGCCGGCGATCGCCAAGCTCTACCGCCGCCGGCCCGACAACACGCTCGTTCACTTCGTGTCGCTCGTCGCCGACCGCGAGATCGAAGCCGCCGAGCGGCGTGCCGCCGTGACGGATCGGGGTGCACGGGCGGGCGGCGGCGAGCTGGTGCGGTTGCTGTGCGTGGGCCGTCTCGAGCCTGAGAAGGACCCGCTGCTCGCCCTCGACGTTTTCGCCGAGCTCGAGCGTCGCCGACCGGGCGCGTTCGAGTTGCTTTGGGCCGGGGACGGCCGCCTGCGCGATGCGGTAGCCACGGCTGCGCGCGAACGCGGGCTCGAAGCGCGCGTAACCCTTCTCGGCGACGTCGAGCCGCACCGCCTCTACGAGCTCTACGGCGAAGTCGACCTAGTACTCCACACCGCGCGCGTCGAGGGTGTGCCGCAAGCGTTGCTGGAGGCGCTCGGCCACGGGCTGCCCGTCGTCGCCGGTGATGTCGGCGGCATCCGCGCAGCGTTCGGTGACACCGTCGACCTCGTCACCGAGCGCTACCCCGCCGCTTTCGCCGACACGGTGCTCGCTGCGCTCGCATCCGAGCAGCGCGATCCTGCCCGCCGGCGGCGCCGTTTCGCGTTCGCGCGCGAACACTCCCTGGAGCAGGAGAGTGCGCGCGTAGCTGCCTTCCTGCGTCGAGCGGCCGTTCGCTGA
- a CDS encoding glycosyltransferase family 2 protein, which translates to MPSEPVEVSVLIPFLNEERHLPRTAPRMLGQRFDGTIEFLFVDSGSSDRSREIVERLAARDERVRLLDNPGRTVARALNVGLRAARGRYVARMDAHTFYPEDYIAEGVRRLERGDVDWVSGPALPRGEGKWSRRIALALRTWLGTGGVAYRIPPEAAEEVEVDSGFTGLWRRNTLVALGGWDKDAVVNEDGELASRFRARGMRIVMLRSMAAHYVPRDSLGALWRQYYRYGQGRARTASLHGNALRPAHALPPLVTLALLVAVAGPRPVRTLARLAVTGWAAALVATAAASSRHAEPRTDALWLPAILATMHVAWGLGFLRGSLRHGPPRIGT; encoded by the coding sequence ATGCCGAGTGAACCGGTCGAGGTAAGCGTCCTGATCCCCTTCCTCAACGAGGAACGCCATCTCCCCCGCACCGCTCCACGGATGCTCGGCCAGCGTTTCGATGGCACGATCGAGTTCCTCTTTGTCGACTCGGGGTCGAGCGACCGCAGCCGCGAGATCGTCGAGCGGCTGGCCGCTAGAGACGAGCGCGTGCGTCTCCTCGACAACCCGGGCCGCACGGTTGCGCGCGCCCTCAACGTCGGCTTGCGCGCCGCTCGCGGGCGCTACGTGGCGAGGATGGACGCCCACACTTTCTACCCGGAGGACTACATCGCCGAAGGTGTGCGCCGCCTCGAGCGGGGCGACGTGGATTGGGTCAGCGGACCGGCGCTCCCGCGCGGCGAAGGCAAGTGGTCGCGCAGGATCGCCCTCGCTTTGCGGACGTGGCTGGGAACGGGCGGTGTCGCCTACCGCATCCCGCCCGAAGCCGCTGAAGAGGTCGAGGTCGACAGCGGTTTCACCGGGTTGTGGCGGCGCAACACGCTCGTCGCGCTGGGCGGCTGGGACAAGGATGCGGTCGTCAACGAAGACGGCGAGCTCGCTTCCCGCTTTCGCGCCCGCGGCATGCGGATCGTGATGTTGCGCTCGATGGCAGCGCACTACGTGCCGCGCGACTCGCTCGGCGCGTTGTGGCGCCAGTACTACCGCTATGGCCAGGGACGTGCGCGCACAGCTTCGCTGCACGGTAACGCCTTGCGCCCCGCCCACGCGCTGCCACCGCTTGTGACGCTCGCACTGCTGGTCGCGGTCGCCGGGCCCCGACCGGTGCGCACGTTGGCGCGCCTCGCCGTAACCGGTTGGGCGGCGGCGCTCGTCGCGACAGCGGCAGCGTCGAGTCGGCATGCCGAGCCGCGAACCGACGCCCTCTGGCTGCCGGCGATCCTCGCGACCATGCACGTAGCTTGGGGACTTGGCTTTCTGCGCGGCTCGCTGCGCCACGGGCCGCCACGCATCGGCACCTGA